The window AACCGGAAcgttcttttcttttccaggtggcTCTAGATTTGTGGGAAGATCTAAAAATTTGTAAAGAAGGTCAGAAAGAGtggcttataaaaaaaataaacgagTCCCAGTTTATCATCATTGTGTGTTCCAAGGGAATGAAATACTTCGtggaaaaaaagaactggaaacaCAGAGGGGTAACCAAAGATGCAGGGAAAGGAGAACTCTTTCTGTTTGCTGTGTTAACTGTTGCAGAGAAGCTTCGTCAGGCAAAGCAGAATTCAAACGACCTCTGCAAGTTCATTGCCGTCTACTTTGATTACTCCTGTGAAGGAGACATCCCTGGTATTCTGGATCTAAGTACAAAATACAAACTCATGGACAATCTTCCTCAGCTGTATTCACATTTACACTCCAGAGATCTTAGTGTACAGGATTCAGAGGCGTTTCCTGTTAACATTagtaaaaggaattatttcaggAGCAAATCTGGGAGGTCCCTTTATGTTGCCATTTGCAATATGCATCAGTTCATTGATCAGGAACCAGATTGGTTTGAGAAACAATTTattcccttccctccaccttcTTTACATTACTCGGAGCCTGTCATGGAAAAATTTGATTCTGGCTTGGTTTTAAATGACTTAGTGAATAAACAGGTGACAGATGGCGATTTTTACCTGAAAACAGATGTAAATATTATTTCGGCTGGGAATTCAGACTCTCACTGTATAATTCAGCACTTAAACCTTGGAGAAGATACGGAAACTCAGGACATTCAAGGTGGTGGCAGCTCTGTTCTTCAGCCGTTGTTACATGTCATTAAAGCTTCAAATCTTAAAGATATGCCTCGAGATTCTGGAATCTATGATTCGTCTGTTCCCTCATCTGAATTATCTTTACCTTTAATGGAAGGACTATTGACAGACCAAATGGAAACATCTTCCATTACAGGAAGTGTTTCTTCATCATCGGGTTTAGGTAAGATACAGCGgttaaaacacaaaattatatTCGGTTATTGTGAGCATATTTCTACCATCTCAAAATCCTGAAGATAATATGTTAGGAGCCATATAGAAGGCTGCAGAGGAAGGTAAGCATTGTATAAAGGTGGTAAAAAAGATAGGCTTcagtaacttcagaaaaatgaatcTTTTCCTTAACTTATTGTTCGGGGGGGATCCCTAGCTAAGTAAGATTTCACTAAAATTCTATTAATAAAGTCACTTGCTATTAATTGACCTATTATTGGAGAGACTGCTTCTTTCTTCCAGGGACTCCTTGGCAGCTGGGATACTTGGCTGACAGCTGTGTCGTTTAATCAAGAGGGTGATATGGTGAAGCATTCTTGCAGAATGGTCATAAATCTAAAACTGCCATCCGATTTTGCTCCAGCGCATACTAGAAGCTTTAGGGATATAGTCTATACTGTGTCTATACTCGGCTATACTCAAGTTTCAGAATGACATTAGGCTTCTCATTGGATATGGGGCTGGGAGGAATGAACAAACGGGTTTCAGCTGAAGAATTGAAATGCTTAGAAGACACTTTGTGAAATAGATACCCAGCTTAGATGCCTACAGTTAGAAGGAGTAAATATTGCCTCAGGCTATATAAAAAGCTGATCCGACCTTACTAGTTACAGTACATTGAACTGGCATCACAACTACATCAGTGTGGAATGTTCCAGCAATTGTATTCATAGGATAAAACGGCTATTTGCTGAGATTTTCCTTAAGCAGCTACAACAGGTGAATATTGCACTTTGATGGTGGTAAGCTGTTCTGCTTTCTTGAATGAATGCTGACAGTGAGCTCATTTGTTAGACTTTTCTCTTGgctaaatggattattttttattattattcatataaTTCATAACTAATGTTTGATGCCAGAATTATGTTGGGGGAGATAATACAGGTATTGATTTACAGATACACCATCTGTATTTATAGGCTAGATAGTCTATAGGACAAAATAACTAAAACCTGAGAACTTTTCaggtggaaaaaatacagatttactgATTTAATTGCGTAAGCCACAAATACTctgtttcaaaattaatattatattttttagTTTCCTGCCAACATAGCCTTTTCTCACATTTGTGGGGAAAAATTACAGATGATATCTGTAAAGGTTCTAGTGTTAGATGAAAGTCGGATGCTAGTTTAAAATTTATGGCCTCTCTGTAAGAATGCTTTACCAGTATGCCCCTCCCGATTCAATCACGGAGCTGTCAGCTGGGTATCCCAGCTGCCAAGGAGTCACTGGAAGAAAGAGGCAGTCTTTCCAGTGATTAATACTCAAGTCACATACCTACTTGTTAACACATTTCAGCTATAGAGGTTAAACATTATAGTACTAGCTGGTGGAGTTGGATCTTAACACTGGTGTTCCAGCATCTTAAGGAACCGTTGTAATTTCTGCCATTTTCCCATTCTCTGTCCCTGTCCAAAAGCACCACGCGGACCGACTCTCGCTCAAACCCTCCCTCAGCCAAACCAGGGTCCTAATGAGGTACAGGTACAAATGAGACAGTATCTAGAACTGAGCATCATCTGCCTATTAGAGTGAAACCCGTTAAATCTTTTTACTGTCCTAGACATGCAAAATACTTATAGCCCTAATATTTATATGCCTAATAACGAGAGGAGACGATAGAATTTTTTAGCATTTATTCTTGTTCTACGAGTTGGACATTTCCAAATTATTACTTTGAATTCACAGTACTATTTCTGTTCTGgctattttttttatccattacTTGGTCAGAACAGAAGTGAACAGCTCTGTCATTTAGCATCTTAAGGTagatctttcctttcttctataaAGGACAGTTTGATTTAATCTTTTGAATTAAAATCGTAAGTCACataatttgtaattatttctaTCTTTCAGTGCAGTTCATGTGCAGACTGCTGATCTGCAAAGAAAAGATTCTCAAAGAGATCATCATATTGGGCATCATCAACTGAAGTTCAAACCAGTTTAATTTTGAGGAAGTAGCAACAACCAAACCTTTACTAGGTCCATTCAGGATAAGGTCTTCTCTAAGAAGCCCTGCCTGGGGAGAAAATTTGTATTAATTCTTTAGATAAGGAGTTGCTGAGCATGGTATTTCAGCCTCATGAATGTATGGCATTATGATCCAGAGGGTTTTTAGAagttttctttgcagtgtttctAAAATGTTGGCCAAATACAAAATCAGTGTTTCAATTAACGAacctcactttttcttttccttttataggGGAAGAAGAACCTCCTGTAATCACTGCTACAAAATTCTTAGTGCCTGGAATATGTAAAGCAGAACTTCACTGCCATATCCACACTGACGAACTGCAGGCAATTGCTCCTTTATAATACATGACAACATTGTTATGCATTGCCACTTTATCAACAGCCTCTGTTTGTGCTTTAACTACCACACTGTCTCAGCACTAAATCTGCTTGAAGGAACAAGTACTCCCTGAAGAAGATCTGTTATTCCTAAGGCGTTTTTTA is drawn from Chroicocephalus ridibundus chromosome 10, bChrRid1.1, whole genome shotgun sequence and contains these coding sequences:
- the IL17RD gene encoding interleukin-17 receptor D isoform X3, which encodes MVLKDPKQLSPSFKRTGMESQPFVNLKFETDYFVKIVPFPSIKNESNYHPFFFRTRPCELLLQPENLVCKPYWKPRNLNVTQQGFNMQVSFDHAPHNFGFRYYFLHYKLKHEGPFKQKTCKQEQNTDTTSCILQNVSPGDYIIELVDDTNTTRKTMHYALKPVHSPWAGPIRAIAITVPLVVISAFATLFTVMCRKKQQENIYSHLDEESSESSAYAAGLHVERLRPRPKVFICYSNKDCQKHINVIQCFAYFLQDFCGCEVALDLWEDLKICKEGQKEWLIKKINESQFIIIVCSKGMKYFVEKKNWKHRGVTKDAGKGELFLFAVLTVAEKLRQAKQNSNDLCKFIAVYFDYSCEGDIPGILDLSTKYKLMDNLPQLYSHLHSRDLSVQDSEAFPVNISKRNYFRSKSGRSLYVAICNMHQFIDQEPDWFEKQFIPFPPPSLHYSEPVMEKFDSGLVLNDLVNKQVTDGDFYLKTDVNIISAGNSDSHCIIQHLNLGEDTETQDIQGGGSSVLQPLLHVIKASNLKDMPRDSGIYDSSVPSSELSLPLMEGLLTDQMETSSITGSVSSSSGLGEEEPPVITATKFLVPGICKAELHCHIHTDELQAIAPL